The Verrucomicrobium spinosum DSM 4136 = JCM 18804 genome includes a region encoding these proteins:
- a CDS encoding 3'-5' exonuclease, with amino-acid sequence MSDEPRLLVTDLETTGLDGRACGIVEIGAVWMLGAGEFVMKCRPHADAVIEARAMEVNGCDWHLDPTVAAEVEALEQFVEWVGAGPVILCGQNPRHDLWFLQEGAKRHGLELPFVHRTLDLHTLAVAYALACGRRVPAKGYYTDEIYELLGMEPEPKPHRALVGAQKEAEAFRMLLGLPEALEPVPYELLSAAVAPFMDIQL; translated from the coding sequence ATGAGCGATGAGCCGCGTTTGCTGGTGACGGATCTGGAGACCACGGGGCTGGATGGCCGGGCCTGTGGGATCGTGGAGATCGGGGCGGTGTGGATGTTGGGGGCGGGTGAGTTTGTGATGAAGTGTCGGCCACATGCTGATGCGGTGATTGAGGCGCGGGCCATGGAGGTGAATGGCTGTGACTGGCATCTGGACCCTACCGTGGCGGCGGAAGTGGAGGCGCTGGAGCAGTTTGTGGAATGGGTGGGCGCGGGTCCGGTGATCCTCTGCGGACAGAATCCGCGGCATGATCTGTGGTTCCTCCAGGAGGGGGCGAAGCGGCACGGGTTGGAGCTGCCGTTTGTGCATCGCACCCTGGATCTGCATACTCTGGCCGTCGCGTATGCGCTGGCCTGTGGTCGGAGGGTGCCGGCGAAAGGCTACTACACGGATGAGATCTATGAGCTGCTGGGGATGGAGCCGGAGCCGAAACCGCACCGGGCGCTGGTGGGGGCGCAGAAGGAAGCGGAGGCATTCCGAATGCTCCTGGGGCTGCCGGAAGCGCTGGAGCCGGTGCCGTATGAGCTGCTGTCTGCGGCGGTGGCTCCTTTTATGGATATCCAGCTTTAA